Proteins co-encoded in one Flavobacterium sp. M31R6 genomic window:
- a CDS encoding c-type cytochrome, which produces MKKIIKGTLLLVVIVVVTILLYVKVALPNVGKIEYLSVKPTASRLERGKYLATHVCVCIDCHSTRNWNEFSGPLVDGTLGKGGEVFDQRFGFPGSFYAKNITPSGIGDWTDGEVLRAIASGVSKNGEALFPIMPHPHFGKMDKGDLESIIVYLRTLKPIKNIVPESEPDFPMSFIINTIPDEPHFSTKPNESDAVAYGGYLFNAASCSECHSKQEKGKPIEGMELAGGFEFPMVTGGIARSANITQDKETGIGKWTEADFVKRFKSYTDSSYVPNKISKGFFNTVMPWTMYGGMKEQDLKAIYAYLKTIKPIHNSVEKFTNP; this is translated from the coding sequence ATGAAGAAAATTATCAAAGGAACCTTGCTATTAGTTGTCATTGTGGTTGTGACAATTTTATTATATGTAAAAGTGGCTTTGCCTAATGTTGGGAAAATCGAATATCTCAGTGTCAAACCAACGGCAAGCCGATTGGAACGAGGAAAGTATCTTGCAACCCATGTTTGCGTTTGTATTGATTGTCATTCCACTCGTAATTGGAATGAATTTTCGGGACCATTGGTAGATGGGACTTTAGGTAAAGGAGGAGAAGTTTTTGATCAGAGGTTTGGTTTTCCTGGTAGTTTTTATGCAAAAAACATTACGCCTTCTGGTATTGGTGATTGGACAGATGGAGAAGTTTTGAGAGCAATTGCTAGTGGTGTTTCAAAAAATGGTGAAGCTTTGTTTCCAATAATGCCACATCCTCATTTTGGAAAAATGGATAAAGGTGATTTGGAATCCATCATTGTATATTTAAGAACTTTGAAACCTATCAAAAATATAGTTCCTGAATCTGAACCTGATTTTCCTATGAGTTTTATAATTAATACAATTCCGGATGAGCCCCATTTTTCCACTAAACCAAATGAAAGTGATGCTGTTGCTTACGGAGGTTACTTGTTTAATGCCGCTTCTTGTTCGGAATGCCATTCGAAACAAGAAAAAGGAAAACCAATTGAAGGCATGGAATTGGCGGGTGGTTTTGAGTTTCCAATGGTGACTGGAGGTATTGCACGTTCGGCCAATATTACTCAAGATAAAGAGACCGGAATTGGTAAATGGACAGAGGCTGATTTTGTTAAACGCTTTAAATCTTATACAGACAGTAGTTATGTTCCTAATAAAATTTCAAAAGGATTTTTTAATACAGTTATGCCTTGGACAATGTATGGCGGAATGAAAGAACAAGATTTAAAAGCAATTTACGCCTATTTAAAAACGATAAAACCGATACACAATAGCGTTGAGAAGTTCACAAATCCTTAG